The following coding sequences lie in one Myxococcus xanthus genomic window:
- a CDS encoding transposase, which yields MKSLDHVVVLNEAHARRLLREYQRYYNASRTHLSLGKDTPERREVQGPERGAKVIELREVFGLHHRYERRAA from the coding sequence TTGAAGTCGCTGGACCATGTCGTCGTCCTGAACGAAGCCCACGCTCGGCGCCTGCTTCGCGAGTACCAGCGCTACTACAACGCGAGCCGGACGCACCTGTCGCTCGGCAAGGATACGCCCGAGAGGCGTGAGGTGCAGGGCCCGGAGCGCGGAGCCAAGGTGATAGAGTTGCGGGAAGTCTTCGGGCTCCACCACCGGTACGAGCGCCGAGCGGCATAG
- a CDS encoding ABC transporter ATP-binding protein — protein MTRSHSDLLWPVERLPDALEQLAQRQGYGRAAGEIAPPAAAVEPSRVWMFALGDRLGVELEPITPLYHELPDVLARAAPCILQVRRDGVPSYLVLLGTRRGKLRLLARDATAISVPTKSAIALLREEQEATVAEVDQLLGGVEMSPRAREHARSQMLLQRLGQAQLRTGWIMRPRRTASRRTLLGDIPSLVAGILVSHTLLSLVLAGSFWLLGRAALQAHLETGWFLGWIAVIACAIPLRMLEVWWQGVFSIRLGTLLKQQLLAGTLKLTPDEVRLDGIGRHFGRVAEAEVVEQLAVGGALLAVLSLVDLILAGVILVLGAGGWPQTMVLVLWVVVAFVLARRHYGVQRAWSSARVEITHDLLERMLGHRTRLAQLPLERWHDGEDVRLSSYSEISKVMDRRTMQLTALLRDGWLVLALLTLLPAFSSGTANASALAVSVGGILLALRAFDEVAVYFQQVSQAAVSFEQIRDLLLAVGRPELESKVPLEMEGGKPTDAGGGTLIEARGVTFRHDVRTRPVLENCSFQIAQGDRILLEGPSGGGKSTLVSLLTGLRTPQGGVMLLHALDRATFGSSGWRKRITAAPQFHENHVLSGSFAYNLLLGREWPTSPELRTKAAALCKELGLDELIAKMPAGLEEMIGETGWQLSHGEKSRLYIARTLLQGVELVILDESFASLDPETMRVAQRCVLNHAKALVVVSHP, from the coding sequence ATGACGCGCTCGCACTCCGACCTGTTGTGGCCGGTCGAGCGACTGCCCGACGCGCTGGAGCAGCTGGCGCAGAGGCAAGGCTATGGCAGGGCCGCGGGCGAAATCGCTCCGCCCGCGGCGGCCGTCGAGCCGAGCCGGGTCTGGATGTTCGCGCTCGGAGATCGACTCGGCGTGGAGCTCGAGCCGATCACGCCGCTCTACCACGAGCTGCCCGACGTCCTTGCACGCGCCGCGCCCTGCATCCTCCAGGTCCGGCGAGACGGCGTCCCGTCCTATCTGGTGCTGCTGGGTACGCGGCGTGGGAAGCTGCGCCTGCTCGCGCGCGATGCCACGGCGATTTCGGTCCCGACGAAGAGCGCGATCGCGCTCCTGCGCGAAGAGCAGGAAGCCACTGTCGCCGAGGTGGACCAGCTGCTCGGCGGCGTGGAGATGTCGCCCCGTGCGCGCGAGCACGCCCGCTCACAGATGCTGCTGCAGCGGCTCGGCCAGGCGCAGCTGCGCACCGGCTGGATCATGCGCCCCAGGCGCACCGCGAGCCGGCGGACGCTGCTCGGCGACATCCCTTCGCTCGTCGCCGGCATCCTCGTGAGCCACACGCTCCTCTCGCTGGTGCTGGCTGGCTCGTTCTGGTTGCTCGGTCGCGCCGCGCTCCAGGCCCACCTCGAGACCGGCTGGTTCCTGGGGTGGATCGCCGTGATCGCGTGCGCGATTCCGCTACGCATGCTCGAGGTGTGGTGGCAGGGCGTGTTCTCGATCCGGCTCGGAACGCTGCTGAAGCAGCAGCTCCTTGCGGGAACCCTCAAGCTGACCCCCGACGAGGTGCGGCTCGACGGCATCGGCCGCCATTTCGGCCGCGTCGCCGAGGCCGAGGTCGTCGAGCAGCTTGCGGTCGGCGGCGCCCTGCTCGCGGTGTTGTCGCTCGTCGACTTGATCCTGGCGGGCGTCATCCTCGTGCTCGGTGCGGGAGGGTGGCCCCAAACGATGGTGCTCGTCCTGTGGGTCGTGGTCGCGTTCGTCCTCGCGCGCCGCCACTACGGCGTCCAGCGGGCGTGGTCGAGCGCGCGCGTCGAGATCACCCACGACCTGCTCGAGCGCATGCTCGGCCATCGAACGCGGCTGGCGCAGCTTCCACTCGAGCGCTGGCATGATGGCGAAGACGTCCGCTTGAGCTCCTACTCCGAGATCTCGAAGGTCATGGATCGCCGGACCATGCAGCTGACCGCGCTCCTGCGCGACGGCTGGTTGGTGCTCGCCCTGCTGACCTTGCTGCCGGCGTTCAGCAGCGGTACGGCCAATGCCAGCGCGCTGGCGGTGTCCGTGGGCGGCATCTTGCTCGCGCTGCGAGCCTTCGACGAGGTCGCCGTCTACTTCCAGCAGGTCTCCCAGGCGGCGGTGTCGTTCGAGCAGATCCGCGACTTGTTGCTCGCGGTGGGCCGCCCCGAGCTCGAATCGAAAGTCCCTCTCGAAATGGAGGGAGGCAAGCCCACCGACGCCGGCGGCGGAACCCTCATCGAGGCGCGGGGCGTGACCTTCCGGCACGACGTGCGCACCCGGCCGGTGCTCGAGAACTGCTCGTTCCAGATCGCGCAGGGCGACCGCATCCTGCTGGAGGGCCCATCGGGCGGTGGCAAGTCGACGCTGGTGTCGCTGTTGACGGGCCTGAGGACGCCGCAGGGCGGTGTGATGCTGCTGCACGCGTTGGACCGCGCGACGTTCGGCTCCTCGGGCTGGCGCAAGCGCATCACCGCCGCGCCGCAGTTCCACGAGAACCACGTCCTGTCCGGCAGCTTCGCGTACAATCTCCTGCTCGGGCGCGAGTGGCCGACCTCGCCCGAGCTGCGGACCAAGGCCGCCGCGCTGTGCAAGGAGCTCGGGCTGGACGAGCTGATCGCCAAGATGCCCGCCGGCCTCGAGGAGATGATCGGCGAGACCGGCTGGCAACTCTCGCACGGCGAGAAGAGTCGGCTCTACATCGCGCGCACGCTGCTGCAGGGGGTCGAGCTGGTCATCCTCGACGAGAGCTTCGCCTCCCTCGATCCCGAGACCATGCGGGTCGCGCAGCGCTGCGTTCTCAACCACGCGAAAGCCCTCGTGGTCGTCAGCCACCCATGA
- a CDS encoding HYR domain-containing protein, with protein MRPGTHSVTVTARDPSGNSSSCTFSIVVVKPDGGGGSGGGGCQQSGTAGPLGLGLALAALMRRGAVTSGERSSRDGLRSGPALSGGGLFVLPVMWPPVYKRVVHGTHPGRGREETAVAGRPLPGMDGRPPRRGDRWHESC; from the coding sequence CTGCGCCCGGGCACCCACTCCGTCACCGTCACCGCCCGGGACCCGTCTGGGAACTCGAGCAGTTGCACCTTCTCCATCGTCGTCGTGAAGCCTGACGGCGGAGGTGGTTCTGGTGGTGGAGGCTGTCAGCAATCGGGCACCGCGGGCCCGCTCGGTCTGGGATTGGCGTTGGCCGCGCTCATGAGGCGTGGGGCCGTCACGTCCGGGGAGCGCTCCTCGCGTGACGGCCTCCGCAGCGGGCCCGCACTGTCAGGGGGAGGGCTGTTCGTGTTGCCCGTGATGTGGCCTCCCGTGTACAAACGTGTCGTTCATGGCACACACCCCGGGCGTGGGCGTGAGGAGACAGCCGTGGCTGGTCGCCCACTCCCTGGGATGGATGGGCGGCCTCCGCGTCGAGGGGATCGCTGGCATGAGAGTTGCTGA
- a CDS encoding HlyD family secretion protein gives MAYPFERTLRSLNYESDTRLVFVALMVLCAGGLIAWSLFAKVPLVKASSQARIEPHNAVHRIEPPSAGRVVLSLLKLDQEVKEGDLLIEFDARAERLELERSKATLAATEKELAIIRQQITNKHEEAALTARVDEVAVKEALGREQELAPRHRLAVERAELAFKSPVGAVSEMEKLERTTDVDALRFAQTAQGLALIRLRREQNVRRQALAAQLLELEREALGAEGRIRELQGTIDRLEYQIERKLYRAPATGHLVDVAELGSGAFIADGQRVGTIVASNAEVRVRARFPKEVVGLIQPGQTARLKLDGYPMTIYGTVPARVTAVGTEPGQTATPEAIPGTVRVELKFAPPDDPRIQLRHGMTLSVEVEVARASPVALLMRAVGEWNPQPEERPTNVFRPEAEAR, from the coding sequence ATGGCATATCCCTTCGAGCGGACCCTTCGTTCCCTGAACTACGAGTCGGACACGCGCCTCGTGTTCGTCGCTCTGATGGTGTTGTGTGCCGGCGGGCTCATCGCATGGTCGCTGTTCGCCAAGGTCCCGCTCGTCAAGGCCAGCTCACAGGCCCGGATCGAGCCACACAACGCCGTCCATCGCATCGAGCCGCCCAGCGCGGGCAGGGTCGTGCTCTCGCTGCTCAAACTCGACCAGGAGGTCAAGGAAGGCGACCTTCTCATCGAGTTCGACGCACGGGCCGAGCGCCTCGAGCTCGAGCGGAGCAAGGCGACGCTCGCCGCGACCGAGAAGGAGCTCGCCATCATCCGCCAGCAGATCACCAACAAGCACGAAGAGGCGGCTTTGACGGCACGGGTGGACGAGGTCGCAGTCAAGGAGGCGCTGGGGAGGGAACAGGAGCTCGCGCCCAGGCACCGGCTCGCGGTGGAACGCGCGGAGCTGGCTTTCAAGAGCCCGGTGGGCGCGGTCTCGGAGATGGAGAAGCTCGAGCGCACGACCGATGTCGACGCGCTCCGCTTCGCGCAGACGGCGCAGGGCCTGGCGCTCATCCGACTGCGGCGCGAGCAGAACGTGCGCCGTCAAGCCCTCGCCGCGCAGTTGCTGGAACTCGAGCGCGAGGCGCTGGGCGCCGAGGGGCGGATCCGGGAGCTCCAGGGGACCATCGACCGCCTTGAGTACCAGATCGAGCGGAAGCTGTATCGGGCGCCGGCCACGGGCCACCTGGTCGACGTGGCGGAACTCGGCTCGGGAGCGTTCATCGCCGACGGGCAGCGGGTCGGCACCATCGTCGCGAGCAATGCCGAGGTGCGGGTGCGCGCCCGTTTCCCGAAGGAGGTCGTCGGATTGATCCAGCCCGGTCAAACGGCGCGACTCAAGCTCGACGGCTACCCGATGACCATCTACGGGACGGTCCCCGCCCGGGTGACGGCCGTCGGGACCGAGCCCGGCCAGACCGCCACGCCCGAGGCCATCCCCGGTACGGTGCGCGTCGAGCTCAAGTTCGCACCGCCGGACGATCCGCGCATCCAGCTGCGCCACGGCATGACCCTGTCGGTGGAGGTCGAGGTCGCGCGGGCGTCGCCTGTCGCGCTGCTGATGCGGGCGGTCGGCGAATGGAATCCGCAGCCTGAAGAACGGCCCACGAACGTGTTCCGGCCCGAAGCCGAGGCCCGCTGA
- a CDS encoding integrase core domain-containing protein yields MDFLVIPTATFGVLLGFVVVSHRDRRILHINVTAHPTEEWTKQQLREAFPWASAPRYLHRDRDKLYSEGVRATLTHLGIREVPSAARCPWQNPYAEKVIGSIRRELLDDVVVLNETHARRLLRDYQRYYNASRTHLSLGKDAPETREVQGPEHGAKVIELREVFGLHHRYERRAA; encoded by the coding sequence ATGGACTTCCTTGTCATTCCGACTGCGACGTTTGGAGTGCTGTTGGGATTTGTGGTTGTGAGTCACCGGGACAGGCGAATCCTCCACATCAATGTGACCGCGCACCCGACGGAAGAATGGACGAAGCAGCAGTTGCGAGAGGCTTTTCCCTGGGCCAGTGCTCCGAGGTACTTGCACCGAGATAGGGACAAGCTCTACTCTGAGGGCGTTCGCGCCACGCTTACCCATTTGGGGATTCGCGAGGTGCCGAGTGCAGCACGGTGTCCGTGGCAGAATCCCTATGCGGAGAAAGTCATCGGCTCGATACGTAGGGAGCTGCTGGACGATGTCGTCGTCCTGAACGAAACTCACGCTCGGCGCCTGCTGCGCGACTACCAGCGCTACTACAACGCGAGCCGGACGCACCTGTCGCTCGGGAAAGATGCGCCCGAGACGCGTGAGGTGCAGGGTCCGGAGCACGGAGCCAAGGTGATAGAGCTAAGGGAAGTCTTCGGGCTCCACCACCGGTACGAGCGCCGCGCTGCGTAG
- a CDS encoding DUF1552 domain-containing protein, with the protein MKLSRRMVLKGLGGTMLSLPFLEGLMPRTARAADSGALPYAIFFRQANGVASAQTTSELGAEPERFWPRALGALTAESIAGRAVGVLNDHRAHLLLVRNVNMRDYNYGDGHARGAMQGLTARGPVVEGAGGGSESGGESIDHRIGRELNPQQRDSLVFYAGRRGGWLGGPCLSYRSSNVRRAALHDPWNAYQTMIGGPGGLTPEAREQLLVRQRSVNDLVKAQLQALQQRPELSASDHERLDLHLSNVRDLEVALSCRMRADQELILQQQAPGYDSTDGTEVLATARLHMDIAVMAMACGTNRAAVIQVGNGNDGDTRYRNPDTGQLMENFHYVSHRRSSHDSSGGIITGSDLLHHHVDVQFASAFKHLLDRLVAYQMPDGKRLIEHGVAVWYNDLGNGPAHSARNVPFVLAGSCNGFLKQGVYVEASGGGNPNHNRMLNTIGTAVGLRNAAGGNLDDFGDPALTKGVLSELIA; encoded by the coding sequence ATGAAGCTGAGTCGCCGGATGGTGTTGAAGGGCCTGGGCGGGACGATGCTGAGCCTGCCGTTTCTCGAGGGGCTGATGCCGAGGACCGCCCGCGCGGCGGACTCGGGGGCGCTGCCGTACGCCATCTTCTTCCGGCAGGCCAACGGCGTCGCCTCGGCCCAGACGACGTCGGAGCTCGGCGCGGAGCCGGAGCGCTTCTGGCCGCGCGCCCTGGGTGCGCTCACCGCGGAGAGCATCGCCGGGCGGGCCGTGGGCGTGCTCAATGACCACCGCGCGCACCTGCTGCTGGTGCGCAACGTCAACATGAGGGACTACAACTACGGGGACGGCCACGCCCGCGGCGCCATGCAGGGGCTGACCGCGCGGGGCCCCGTGGTGGAGGGCGCGGGCGGCGGCTCCGAGTCCGGAGGCGAGTCCATCGACCACCGCATCGGCCGCGAGCTCAATCCGCAGCAGCGTGACTCGCTCGTCTTCTACGCGGGCCGGCGTGGCGGCTGGCTCGGGGGGCCCTGCCTCTCCTACCGGAGCAGCAACGTGCGCCGGGCCGCGCTGCATGACCCGTGGAATGCGTACCAGACGATGATTGGCGGCCCGGGAGGACTGACTCCCGAGGCTCGCGAGCAGCTCCTCGTCCGGCAGCGCAGCGTGAACGACCTGGTGAAGGCCCAGCTCCAGGCGCTCCAGCAGCGTCCCGAGCTGAGCGCGTCCGACCATGAGCGCTTGGACCTGCACCTGTCCAACGTCCGGGACCTGGAGGTCGCCCTGAGCTGCCGCATGCGCGCGGACCAGGAGCTCATCCTCCAGCAGCAGGCGCCCGGCTATGACAGCACGGACGGCACCGAGGTGCTCGCTACCGCCAGGCTGCACATGGACATCGCCGTGATGGCGATGGCGTGCGGCACCAACCGCGCGGCCGTCATCCAGGTGGGCAACGGCAACGACGGCGACACGCGCTACCGCAACCCGGACACGGGGCAGTTGATGGAGAACTTCCATTACGTGTCCCACCGTCGCTCGTCGCACGACTCCAGCGGCGGCATCATCACCGGTTCGGACCTGCTGCACCACCACGTGGACGTGCAGTTCGCGAGCGCCTTCAAGCACCTCCTGGACCGGCTGGTGGCCTACCAGATGCCGGACGGAAAGCGACTCATCGAGCACGGCGTGGCTGTCTGGTACAACGACCTGGGCAACGGGCCGGCTCACTCGGCGCGCAATGTGCCCTTCGTCCTGGCGGGGAGCTGCAATGGCTTCCTCAAGCAGGGCGTCTACGTCGAGGCGTCGGGCGGCGGCAATCCCAACCACAACCGGATGCTGAACACGATTGGCACCGCCGTGGGGCTGAGGAACGCGGCCGGCGGGAACCTGGACGACTTCGGCGACCCGGCGCTGACCAAGGGCGTGCTCTCCGAGCTCATCGCCTGA
- a CDS encoding DUF1592 domain-containing protein: MSREPAERGRWWRPVVLGLVLSGAAGCEGTISNPEGPGGGPGPGTPPPTVIEKPAPSVRMARLTHVQWTHSVQELLRLDAPPTTLAGTFRADPAQSGFLFDNDARALSVDEALWGAYQRAAAELASQVTTDATKLARLLPPSAATGEERARAFVESFGLRAHRRPLTSEEVESYLGLYRKGPQAYADMSAFEGGIRLVIEAFLQSPHFLYRVERSTEAVQDRVPLDDYEVASRLSYGLWSAMPDDALFAAASEGTLHSREGVATQARRMLQDARSNKVVEAFHRTLFDVPRYAAIRPSLTRYPQVSERLGEYAARETTLFVQDVVFSRKGGYRDLLTSPATFVNDELARVYGLSGTFTADFVPVTLDSRERKGVLTQVGFLASHATSVDPDPIHRGVFVSERIICRKIGAPPANIPPLPAPQGRTNREVVASHTEVAGTACASCHSNLINPLGFPFENFDAIGGYRTTDNGHPVDASASPNINGETVPVRDALDLADALAANEAVHACYARHWVQYLHGRPFANEDVPLVERLGKLSKAGNLSIVDLVVEVVTSEGFVNRHPEELP; this comes from the coding sequence TTGTCACGAGAGCCAGCGGAGCGGGGACGGTGGTGGCGCCCGGTGGTGCTCGGGCTGGTCTTGAGCGGGGCTGCTGGCTGCGAAGGAACGATCTCCAACCCGGAGGGCCCCGGTGGAGGGCCCGGCCCCGGTACGCCCCCGCCCACCGTCATCGAGAAGCCAGCCCCGTCCGTGCGGATGGCGCGCCTGACGCACGTGCAGTGGACCCACAGCGTGCAGGAGCTGCTCAGGCTGGACGCACCGCCCACCACGCTGGCGGGCACCTTCCGCGCGGACCCCGCCCAGAGCGGCTTCCTCTTTGACAACGATGCGCGCGCCCTCTCCGTCGACGAGGCCCTCTGGGGCGCCTACCAGCGCGCCGCCGCGGAGCTCGCCAGCCAGGTGACGACGGACGCGACGAAGCTCGCGCGCCTGCTGCCTCCGTCGGCCGCCACCGGCGAGGAGCGCGCCCGCGCCTTCGTGGAGTCCTTCGGCCTGCGCGCGCACCGGCGCCCGCTGACGTCCGAAGAGGTGGAGAGCTACCTCGGGCTGTACCGCAAGGGGCCCCAGGCCTACGCGGACATGTCGGCCTTCGAGGGTGGCATCCGGCTGGTGATCGAAGCCTTCCTCCAGTCGCCCCACTTCCTCTACCGCGTGGAGCGCAGCACGGAGGCCGTGCAGGACCGGGTGCCGCTCGACGACTACGAAGTGGCTTCGCGGCTGAGCTACGGCCTCTGGAGCGCCATGCCGGACGACGCCCTGTTCGCCGCCGCGAGCGAGGGCACCCTGCACTCCCGCGAGGGCGTAGCCACACAGGCACGGCGCATGCTCCAGGACGCGCGCTCGAACAAGGTGGTGGAGGCCTTCCACCGCACCCTCTTCGACGTGCCCCGCTATGCCGCCATCCGGCCCTCCCTCACGCGCTACCCGCAGGTGTCCGAGCGCCTCGGGGAGTACGCGGCCCGGGAGACGACCCTTTTCGTCCAGGACGTCGTCTTCTCCCGCAAGGGCGGCTACCGCGACCTGCTCACCTCGCCGGCCACCTTCGTCAACGACGAGCTGGCGCGCGTCTACGGGCTGAGTGGCACATTCACCGCCGACTTCGTCCCCGTGACGCTGGACTCGCGCGAGCGCAAGGGCGTGCTCACCCAGGTGGGCTTCCTGGCCTCGCACGCGACGTCGGTGGACCCGGACCCCATCCACCGCGGCGTCTTCGTGTCCGAGCGCATCATCTGCCGGAAGATTGGCGCGCCGCCGGCCAACATCCCACCGCTCCCCGCCCCCCAGGGCCGCACCAATCGCGAGGTCGTCGCCTCGCACACCGAAGTGGCAGGGACTGCGTGCGCCAGCTGCCACTCGAACCTCATCAACCCGCTCGGCTTCCCCTTCGAGAACTTCGACGCCATCGGCGGCTACCGCACCACGGACAACGGACATCCGGTGGACGCCAGCGCGTCTCCCAACATCAACGGAGAGACGGTGCCGGTGCGCGACGCGCTCGACCTGGCGGACGCACTCGCGGCCAATGAGGCGGTGCATGCGTGCTACGCGCGGCACTGGGTGCAGTACCTCCACGGGCGCCCGTTCGCCAACGAGGATGTGCCGCTGGTGGAGCGGCTCGGAAAGCTGTCGAAGGCGGGCAACCTGTCCATCGTCGACCTCGTCGTGGAGGTCGTCACCAGCGAGGGCTTCGTGAATCGCCACCCGGAGGAGCTGCCATGA
- a CDS encoding ATP-binding cassette domain-containing protein: MTPPRRRRSIIPEVIQISATDCGPASLKSLFGGMGAELNYRVLREVCQTDVDGTSIVTLDEVANQLGLDAEQVMLPLDHVVVPEAKALPAIIVTLSAGGRPHFVVLWNRVGPFIQVMDPAAGRHWTRISTLLSHLYQHTTSVPATGWREWAGSEEAVATFERRLLNLGATQARALVARALEDPGYLSIARLDAACRASEAMIRAGAVRRGRTAAGLLQSMIAKDDAGEVPIPAAYWSVRPNPEVEGELSMTGAVLMRVRGWREAPREGEDAPRAVLASDLATELIAKQVSPARTLLRLRGEDSWVVPGLIAVGLVFATFGRILQALMLRGVLDLGRDLGTFAQRATGMAVLAGVALCFMLIQIPISLGLLGIGRRLEVRLRKAYFEKLPEMEDRYFQSRLASDMASRTHNIQAMRSLPPLLAQALVLSLEVASITAALIWAAPHAWRIVLALAAVTLLVPLVAQKLLFEPDLRVQMHAGALSGFTLNALVGLTPIRIHGAERSLRRAQETLLVSWSKARYWLQTLSVGFEGGLMLGSYGLVMLLVYSYLAGTDRASLVLLVVYWALRFPILGQRLMLLSRAFPNAMNRVRRLLDVIGDIKGPPARPEAPVQEPVVPADAASGVSIVMEKVRVKGGGHTILDKVSLNIAPGEHVAVVGVSGAGKSTLVGLLLGWLRPARGELKVDGQVLDQAAVERLRRTTAWVDPAISLWNQSLIDNLRYGNDGAHGWSLSGALKGAEMLDILEALPDGLQTSLGEGGGLVSGGQGQRVRLARAMLRSGVRLAILDEPFRGLDRDRRARLLAESRRLWADITLLCVTHDVEHTQEFDRVLVIENGRILENGPPKELLANKESRYAVLLRADQENRTLLWGGGRWRHWWLSDGQLVERPAPKPVETPVAEPAAGGLELVG; the protein is encoded by the coding sequence ATGACTCCTCCCAGGCGCCGGCGCTCAATCATTCCCGAGGTGATCCAGATCTCGGCGACGGATTGCGGCCCCGCTTCACTCAAGAGCCTGTTCGGGGGGATGGGCGCCGAGCTCAACTATCGCGTCCTTCGCGAAGTGTGTCAGACGGACGTCGATGGCACCTCGATCGTCACCTTGGATGAAGTCGCGAACCAGCTCGGGCTCGACGCCGAGCAGGTGATGCTTCCGCTCGATCACGTGGTGGTCCCCGAAGCCAAGGCGCTTCCCGCCATCATCGTCACGCTCAGCGCGGGAGGACGGCCGCACTTCGTGGTGCTGTGGAATCGCGTCGGCCCGTTCATCCAGGTCATGGACCCGGCGGCGGGCCGTCACTGGACCCGGATTTCGACGCTGCTGAGCCACCTGTACCAGCACACCACGTCCGTTCCGGCGACCGGCTGGCGCGAATGGGCCGGGTCCGAGGAGGCGGTCGCGACGTTCGAGCGCCGCCTGCTGAACCTGGGTGCGACGCAGGCGCGGGCGCTGGTTGCCCGGGCGCTCGAGGACCCCGGGTATCTGTCGATCGCCAGGCTCGACGCCGCGTGCCGGGCGTCCGAAGCGATGATCCGCGCGGGCGCCGTCCGGCGAGGCCGGACGGCGGCGGGTCTGCTGCAATCCATGATTGCGAAGGACGATGCCGGCGAAGTGCCCATTCCCGCTGCCTATTGGTCCGTTCGCCCCAACCCCGAGGTGGAGGGCGAGCTGTCGATGACCGGCGCGGTGCTGATGCGGGTTCGCGGTTGGCGCGAGGCTCCGCGCGAAGGCGAAGACGCGCCGAGAGCCGTGCTCGCGAGCGACCTGGCGACGGAGCTCATCGCCAAGCAGGTGAGTCCGGCGCGAACGCTGCTCCGCCTGCGAGGCGAAGATTCGTGGGTCGTTCCAGGCCTGATTGCGGTGGGACTGGTGTTCGCCACCTTCGGGCGGATCCTGCAAGCGCTGATGCTCCGTGGCGTGCTCGACCTGGGGCGCGACCTCGGCACGTTCGCGCAGCGTGCGACGGGCATGGCCGTTCTCGCGGGCGTCGCGCTCTGCTTCATGCTCATCCAAATCCCCATTTCATTGGGATTGCTCGGCATCGGCCGCCGGCTCGAGGTGCGGCTGCGGAAGGCGTATTTCGAGAAGCTCCCCGAGATGGAGGACCGCTATTTCCAGAGCCGGCTCGCCTCCGACATGGCGTCTCGCACGCACAACATCCAGGCGATGCGGTCGCTGCCGCCCCTGCTCGCGCAGGCCCTGGTCCTGTCGCTCGAAGTCGCGAGCATCACTGCCGCGCTCATCTGGGCCGCACCGCACGCATGGCGCATCGTGCTCGCGCTCGCGGCGGTCACGCTGCTCGTGCCCCTGGTCGCGCAGAAGCTGCTCTTCGAGCCTGACCTGCGCGTGCAGATGCACGCAGGCGCGCTCAGCGGATTCACCCTGAACGCGCTCGTCGGGCTCACGCCGATCCGGATCCACGGCGCCGAGCGGTCGCTGCGCCGCGCGCAGGAGACCTTGCTCGTCAGCTGGAGCAAGGCGCGCTATTGGCTCCAGACGCTGTCGGTCGGGTTCGAAGGCGGGCTGATGCTGGGGAGCTACGGCCTCGTCATGCTGCTCGTCTATTCGTACCTCGCGGGCACGGATCGGGCTTCGCTGGTGTTGTTGGTCGTCTATTGGGCGCTGCGGTTCCCCATCCTCGGCCAGCGGCTGATGCTGCTGAGCCGCGCGTTCCCGAATGCGATGAACCGGGTTCGCCGGCTCCTCGACGTCATCGGCGACATCAAGGGTCCTCCGGCCCGGCCCGAGGCGCCAGTGCAGGAGCCTGTCGTGCCCGCGGACGCCGCGAGCGGCGTTTCGATCGTGATGGAGAAGGTCCGCGTGAAAGGCGGCGGTCACACCATCCTCGACAAGGTTTCCTTGAACATCGCCCCCGGTGAGCACGTGGCCGTGGTCGGTGTCTCCGGAGCAGGCAAGTCGACGCTGGTCGGCCTTTTGCTCGGCTGGCTCCGGCCGGCGCGCGGCGAGCTCAAGGTCGACGGGCAGGTGCTCGATCAGGCCGCTGTCGAGCGGCTGCGGCGCACCACGGCCTGGGTGGATCCGGCGATCAGTCTCTGGAACCAGAGCCTCATCGACAACCTCCGGTATGGCAACGACGGCGCGCACGGCTGGTCACTGTCGGGGGCGCTCAAGGGCGCCGAGATGCTCGACATCCTCGAGGCGCTTCCAGACGGGCTGCAGACGTCGTTGGGCGAAGGCGGAGGGCTCGTCTCGGGCGGCCAAGGTCAGCGCGTGCGCCTAGCGCGCGCGATGCTTCGCTCCGGCGTGCGCCTGGCCATCCTCGACGAGCCCTTTCGCGGTCTCGATCGCGACCGGCGCGCGCGGCTCCTCGCCGAGTCCCGGCGGCTCTGGGCAGACATCACGCTCCTCTGTGTCACCCACGACGTCGAGCACACCCAGGAGTTCGATCGCGTGCTCGTGATCGAGAACGGTCGGATCCTCGAGAACGGGCCGCCGAAGGAGCTGCTCGCGAACAAAGAGTCGCGGTACGCCGTGCTCCTTCGCGCCGACCAGGAGAATCGCACGCTGCTCTGGGGCGGTGGGCGCTGGCGCCATTGGTGGCTTTCGGACGGCCAACTGGTGGAGAGGCCGGCGCCGAAGCCGGTGGAGACGCCGGTCGCGGAGCCCGCCGCAGGCGGTTTGGAGCTGGTGGGATGA